The Mus musculus strain C57BL/6J chromosome 2, GRCm38.p6 C57BL/6J genome has a window encoding:
- the Olfr1272 gene encoding olfactory receptor 1272, producing MANKNNITELIFTGLFQDPEVQKVCFVLFLPVYLATLLGNSLIVVAVSISKTLHSPMYFFLSSLSLVEICYSSTIVPKFITDLLVKVKTISLKGCLAQIFFSHFLGVAEILLLVVMAYDRYVAICKPLHYMNIMSRQVCHMLVGGSWLGGLIHSIIQIIITIPLPFCGPNVIDHYFCDLQPLFKLACTDTFMEGVVVMANSGLISIISLFILVSSYAIILISLRKHSAEGRRKALSTCASHITVVILFFGPATFLYLRPSSSFTEDKLVAVFYTVITPMLNPIIYTLRNAEVKNAMKKLWGKRNPETE from the coding sequence ATGgccaacaaaaataatataaccGAGTTAATTTTCACTGGCCTTTTCCAGGATCCAGAGGTTCAGAAGGTGTGCTTTGTGCTGTTCCTTCCTGTGTACCTGGCCACATTGCTGGGCAACAGTCTTATTGTTGTGGCAGTCAGCATCAGTAAGACTTTACATtctcccatgtacttcttcctcagtTCCTTGTCCCTGGTGGAGATCTGTTACTCCTCTACAATTGTCCCTAAGTTCATCACTGACTTACTTGTTAAGGTTAAAACCATCTCCCTGAAGGGCTGTCTGGCTCAGATATTCTTCTCCCATTTCTTGGGGGTTGCTGAGATTCTCCTGCTTGTGGTGATGgcttatgaccgctatgtggccatctgcaaaCCTCTTCATTACATGAACATCATGAGTCGTCAAGTGTGTCACATGTTGGTGGGTGGCTCCTGGCTGGGGGGCCTCATTCACTCCATAATCCAGATCATCATCACTATTCCATTGCCCTTCTGTGGTCCCAATGTGATTGACCACTACTTCTGTGACCTGCAGCCATTATTTAAGCTTGCCTGCACTGACACCTTTATGGAAGGTGTTGTTGTGATGGCCAACAGTGGTTTAATCTCTATAATCTCTCTTTTCATCTTGGTGTCCTCTTATGCTATCATTCTAATCAGCTTGAGGAAGCATTCTGCAGAGGGAAGACGCAAGGCCCTCTCCACATGTGCCTCTCACATCACAGTGGTCATCCTGTTCTTTGGACCTGCCACCTTCCTTTATCTGCGACCATCCTCCAGCTTCACTGAAGATAAGCTTGTGGCTGTGTTCTACACAGTCATCACCCCCATGCTGAACCCTATCATCTATACTCTCAGAAATGCAGAGGTGAAAAATGCCATGAAGAAATTGTGGGGCAAAAGGAACCCAGAGACAGAGTGA